A window of Balnearium lithotrophicum contains these coding sequences:
- a CDS encoding integrase core domain-containing protein — protein RSPKTNAHVERFIQTVEKELWMIEGTEPTVDEMNRKLFRYLNFYNFVRPHQGLGYKTPVEKFEEYIKKLQGVHHVLNENNLFPRRT, from the coding sequence AGGTCTCCCAAGACCAATGCACATGTTGAAAGGTTCATACAGACGGTGGAGAAGGAACTGTGGATGATAGAAGGGACTGAGCCGACAGTTGATGAGATGAACAGGAAGTTATTTAGGTATCTAAACTTTTACAACTTCGTTAGGCCTCATCAAGGTCTTGGTTATAAGACTCCAGTAGAGAAGTTTGAGGAATATATTAAAAAACTCCAGGGTGTCCACCATGTATTGAACGAGAACAACCTATTCCCTCGCAGAACCTAA